One window of the Oncorhynchus keta strain PuntledgeMale-10-30-2019 chromosome 31, Oket_V2, whole genome shotgun sequence genome contains the following:
- the LOC118380515 gene encoding mucin-2-like isoform X31 has translation MSDSSGSKPFMVTSSINLKVTTPSFYNQPKKFASVNPPRPKSQSDPSPPPGSTPPAGPSPPPSLVSSTRGVGTAVIGRVGVMPPPPPSLCEDFPPPPPPMDDELPAPPPNCATTPPASDAPPPAFPPPPAVDDLPLPPAPPEENACLPRSPSPPPPPPPPPLPVSGPSSVPSAGENSQRLEKQTSFDKQLGSLTDLLSEMETRGPFNPKLPSQYSAPPPPAPKPAGPPPTAPKPNLSFLPPPEMGDKPPPAPWAEELKLRTTHRQANNATSAPAPAPQPFAKAPVGASKALGGMKTGTSMPPVGLKNQNHAPAPFGVAPKPSPVASSFPPPPAAPPAPPANKVAPPAFNHSKPSSIDSQMTVSPPPPAPVPPPQPKAMTSPPSSYSQPMKSPPSSKPSPPGPVSVPGGGVPLSMREVEELERMTNAFIKDMDTHAPVITSAPTGTHTPSVHHLSTYRYTHTLRSSPQHLQVHTHPPFITSAPTGTHTPSAHHLSTYRYTHTLRSAPQHLQVHTHPPLITSAPTGTHTPSAHHLSTYRYTHTPSAHHLSTYRYTHTLRSSPQHLQVHTHPPFSTSAPTGTHTPSAHHLSTYRYTHTPSAHHLSTYRYTHTLRSSPQHLQVHTHPPFSTSAPTGTHTPSAHHLSTYRYTHTLRSAPQHLQVHTHPPFSTSAPTGTHTPSAHHLSTYRYTHTLRSSPQHLQVHTHPPFSTSAPTGTHTPSAHHLSTYRYTHTLRSSPQHLQVHTHTLRSSPTGTHTPSAHHLQVHTHPPFSTYRYTHTLRSSPQHLQVHTHTLRSSPQHLQVHTHTPSVHHLSTYRYTHTHPPLITSAPTGTHTHPPFSTSAPTGTHTPSVQHLSTYRYTHTLRSSPQHLQVHTHPPLITYRYTHTLRSAPTGTHTPSAQHLQVHTHPPLITSAPTGTHTPYAHHLQVHTHPPFSTTGTHTPSAHHLQVHTHPPLITSAPTGTHTPSVQHLSTYRYTHTLRSSPQHLQVHTHPPFSTSAPTGTQTPSVQHLQVHTHPPLITSAPTGTHTPSAHHLSTYRYTHTLRSAPTGTHTPSAHHLSTYRYTHTLRSAPQHLQVNTHPPLITSAPTGTHTHTLRSAPTGTHTPSAHHLSTYRYTHTLRSAPQHLQVHTHPPLITSAPTGTHTPSAHHLSTYRYTHTLRSAPTGTHTPSAHHLSTYRYTHTLRSAPQHLQVNTHPPLITSAPTGTHTPSAHHLSTYRYTHTHPPLSTYRYTHTLRSSPQHLQVHTHPPLITYRYTHTLRSAPTGTHTPSAQHLQVHTHPPLITSAPTGTHTPSVQHLSTYR, from the exons ATGTCTGACTCCAGCGGCAGTAAACCCTTCATGGTGACTTCCTCCATCAACCTCAAAGTCACCACCCCCTCCTTCTACAACCAGCCAAAGAAGTTTGCCTCGGTCAACCCGCCACGCCCCAAAAGCCAGTCCGACCCGTCGCCTCCCCCGGGCTCAACTCCTCCCGCaggtccctctcctccccccagtCTGGTCTCCTCAACACGCGGTGTCGGCACAGCTGTCATTGGTCGAGTTGGAGTGATGCCTCCACCCCCACCATCGCTATGCGAAG ACTTcccgccccctcctcctccaatgGATGATGAGCTGCCAGCCCCTCCCCCCAATTGTGCAACCACACCTCCAGCCTCTGATGCCCCTCCCCCtgccttccctccccctcccgcAGTGGATGACCTGCCCCTCCCCCCCGCCCCGCCTGAGGAGAATGCCTGTCTCCCCCGTTccccgtctccccctcctccaccaccccctccccctctcccagtctctggtcCCAGCAGTGTCCCCAGTGCTGGGGAGAACTCTCAG CGTCTGGAAAAGCAGACTAGTTTTGACAAACAGCTGGGCTCTCTGACTGACCTGCTGTCTGAGATGGAGACCAGAGGACCCTTCAACCCCAAG TTGCCCAGTCAGtactcagctcctcctcctcctgcccccaAGCCTGCAGGGCCTCCCCCCACTGCTCCCAAGCccaacctctccttcctcccccctccagagATGGGAGACAAACCCCCTCCCGCTCCCTGGGCAGAGGAGCTCAAACTCCGGACGACACACCGACAAGCCAATAACGCTACATCTGCCCCAGCTCCTGCCCCACAGCCATTTGCTAAGGCACCAGTCGGGGCTTCTAAGGCTCTTGGGGGCATGAAAACGGGGACGTCCATGCCTCCTGTGGGGCTGAAGAACCAGAACCACGCCCCGGCTCCATTTGGCGTTGCTCCTAAACCTTCCCCTGTAGCcagctccttccctcctcctcctgccgcTCCTCCTGCCCCACCAGCCAACAAAGTGGCTCCCCCAGCCTTCAATCACTCAAAGCCCTCTTCCATTGACTCTCAGATGACTGTGAGCCCGCCCCCTCCTGCCCCCGTGCCCCCTCCTCAGCCCAAAGCGATGACATCACCACCCTCTTCTTATAGCCAGCCAATGAAATCTCCCCCTTCATCAAAG CCCTCGCCTCCTgggcctgtctctgtcccaggtggaggtgttcctctctccatgagggaggtggaggagctgGAGAGAATGACCAATGCATTCATCaaagacatggacacacacgcTCCCGtcatcacctcagcacctacaggtacacacacaccctccgttcatcacctcagcacctacaggtacacacacaccctccgctcatcacctcagcacctacaggtacacacacaccctccgttcatcacctcagcacctacaggtacacacacaccctccgctcatcacctcagcacctacaggtacacacacaccctccgttcagcacctcagcacctacaggtacacacacaccctccgctcatcacctcagcacctacaggtacacacacaccctccgctcatcacctcagcacctacaggtacacacacactccctccgctcatcacctcagcacctacaggtacacacacaccctccgctcatcacctcagcacctacaggtacacacacaccctccgttcagcacctcagcacctacaggtacacacactccctccgctcatcacctcagcacctacaggtacacacacactccctccgctcatcacctcagcacctacaggtacacacacaccctccgctcatcacctcagcacctacaggtacacacacaccctccgttcagcacctcagcacctacaggtacacacactccctccgctcatcacctcagcacctacaggtacacacacaccctccgttcagcacctcagcacctacaggtacacacacaccctccgttcagcacctcagcacctacaggtacacacacaccctccgctcatcacctcagcacctacaggtacacacacaccctccgctcatcacctcagcacctacaggtacacacacaccctccgttcagcacctcagcacctacaggtacacacacaccctccgctcatcacctcagcacctacaggtacacacacaccctccgctcatcacctcagcacctacaggtacacacacacaccctccgctcatcacctacaggtacacacacaccctccgctcatcacctacaggtacacacacaccctccgttcagcacctacaggtacacacacaccctccgctcatcacctcagcacctacaggtacacacacacaccctccgctcatcacctcagcacctacaggtacacacacacacaccctccgttcatcacctcagcacctacaggtacacacacacacaccctccgctcatcacctcagcacctacaggtacacacacacaccctccgttcagcacctcagcacctacaggtacacacacaccctccgttcagcacctcagcacctacaggtacacacacaccctccgctcatcacctcagcacctacaggtacacacacaccctccgctcatcacctacaggtacacacacaccctccgttcagcacctacaggtacacacacaccctccgctcagcacctacaggtacacacacaccctccgctcatcacctcagcacctacaggtacacacacaccctacgctcatcacctacaggtacacacacaccctccgttcagcaccacaggtacacacacaccctccgctcatcacctacaggtacacacacaccctccgctcatcacctcagcacctacaggtacacacacaccctccgttcagcacctcagcacctacaggtacacacacaccctccgctcatcacctcagcacctacaggtacacacacaccctccgttcagcacctcagcacctacaggtacacaaacaccctccgttcagcacctacaggtacacacacaccctccgctcatcacctcagcacctacaggtacacatacaccctccgctcatcacctcagcacctacaggtacacacacaccctccgttcagcacctacaggtacacacacaccctccgctcatcacctcagcacctacaggtacacacacaccctccgttcagcacctcagcacctacaggtaaacacacaccctccgctcatcacctcagcacctacag gtacacacacacacaccctccgctcagcacctacaggtacacacacaccctccgctcatcacctcagcacctacaggtacacacacaccctccgttcagcacctcagcacctacaggtacacacacaccctccgctcatcacctcagcacctacaggtacacatacaccctccgctcatcacctcagcacctacaggtacacacacaccctccgttcagcacctacaggtacacacacaccctccgctcatcacctcagcacctacaggtacacacacaccctccgttcagcacctcagcacctacaggtaaacacacaccctccgctcatcacctcagcacctacaggtacacacacaccctccgctcatcacctcagcacctacaggtacacacacacacaccctccgctcagcacctacaggtacacacacaccctccgctcatcacctcagcacctacag gtacacacacaccctccgctcatcacctacaggtacacacacaccctccgttcagcacctacaggtacacacacaccctccgctcagcacctacaggtacacacacaccctccgctcatcacctcagcacctacag gtacacacacaccctccgttcagcacctcagcacctacaggtaa
- the LOC118380515 gene encoding mucin-2-like isoform X3, with protein sequence MSDSSGSKPFMVTSSINLKVTTPSFYNQPKKFASVNPPRPKSQSDPSPPPGSTPPAGPSPPPSLVSSTRGVGTAVIGRVGVMPPPPPSLCEDFPPPPPPMDDELPAPPPNCATTPPASDAPPPAFPPPPAVDDLPLPPAPPEENACLPRSPSPPPPPPPPPLPVSGPSSVPSAGENSQRLEKQTSFDKQLGSLTDLLSEMETRGPFNPKLPSQYSAPPPPAPKPAGPPPTAPKPNLSFLPPPEMGDKPPPAPWAEELKLRTTHRQANNATSAPAPAPQPFAKAPVGASKALGGMKTGTSMPPVGLKNQNHAPAPFGVAPKPSPVASSFPPPPAAPPAPPANKVAPPAFNHSKPSSIDSQMTVSPPPPAPVPPPQPKAMTSPPSSYSQPMKSPPSSKPSPPGPVSVPGGGVPLSMREVEELERMTNAFIKDMDTHAPVITSAPTGTHTPSVHHLSTYRYTHTLRSSPQHLQVHTHPPFITSAPTGTHTPSAHHLSTYRYTHTLRSAPQHLQVHTHPPLITSAPTGTHTPSAHHLSTYRYTHTPSAHHLSTYRYTHTLRSSPQHLQVHTHPPFSTSAPTGTHTPSAHHLSTYRYTHTPSAHHLSTYRYTHTLRSSPQHLQVHTHPPFSTSAPTGTHTPSAHHLSTYRYTHTLRSAPQHLQVHTHPPFSTSAPTGTHTPSAHHLSTYRYTHTLRSSPQHLQVHTHPPFSTSAPTGTHTPSAHHLSTYRYTHTLRSSPQHLQVHTHTLRSSPTGTHTPSAHHLQVHTHPPFSTYRYTHTLRSSPQHLQVHTHTLRSSPQHLQVHTHTPSVHHLSTYRYTHTHPPLITSAPTGTHTHPPFSTSAPTGTHTPSVQHLSTYRYTHTLRSSPQHLQVHTHPPLITYRYTHTLRSAPTGTHTPSAQHLQVHTHPPLITSAPTGTHTPYAHHLQVHTHPPFSTTGTHTPSAHHLQVHTHPPLITSAPTGTHTPSVQHLSTYRYTHTLRSSPQHLQVHTHPPFSTSAPTGTQTPSVQHLQVHTHPPLITSAPTGTHTPSAHHLSTYRYTHTLRSAPTGTHTPSAHHLSTYRYTHTLRSAPQHLQVNTHPPLITSAPTGTHTHTLRSAPTGTHTPSAHHLSTYRYTHTLRSAPQHLQVHTHPPLITSAPTGTHTPSAHHLSTYRYTHTLRSAPTGTHTPSAHHLSTYRYTHTLRSAPQHLQVNTHPPLITSAPTGTHTPSAHHLSTYRYTHTHPPLSTYRYTHTLRSSPQHLQVHTHPPLITYRYTHTLRSAPTGTHTPSVDHRSTYRYTHTHPPFSTYRYTHTHPPFSTYRYTHTHPPFSTSAPTGTHTPSAHHLSTYRYTHTLRSSPQHLQIHTHTLRSSPQHLQVHTHHPLITSAPTGTHTPSVQHLSTYRYTHSLRSSPQHLQVHTHSLRSSPQHLQVHTHPPLITSAPTGTHTPSVQHLSTYRYTHSLRSSPQHLQVHTHSLRSAPQHLQVHTHPPFSTSAPTGTHTPSVQHLQVHTHPPLITAAPTGTHTHTLRSAPTGTHTHTLRSAPTGTHTPSAHHLSTYRYTHTLRSAPQHLQVNTHPPLITSAPTGTHTPSAHHLSTYRYTHTHPPLSTYRYTHTLRSSPQHLQVHTHPPFSTSAPTGKHTPSAHHLSTYRYTHTHPPLSTYRYTHTLRSSPQHLQVHTHPPFSTSAPTGKHTPSAHHLSTYRYTHTHPPLSTYRYTHTLRSSPQHLQVHTHTLRSSPTGTHTPSAHHLQVHTHPPFSTYRYTHTLRSSPQHLQVHTHPPFITAAPTGTHTHTLRSAPTGTHTHTLRSAPQHLQVHTHTPSAHHLSTYRYTHTHPPFSTSAPTGTHTPSAQHLQVHIHPPLITSAPTGTHTPSVLHLQVHTHPPLITSAPTGTHTPSVQHLSTYR encoded by the exons ATGTCTGACTCCAGCGGCAGTAAACCCTTCATGGTGACTTCCTCCATCAACCTCAAAGTCACCACCCCCTCCTTCTACAACCAGCCAAAGAAGTTTGCCTCGGTCAACCCGCCACGCCCCAAAAGCCAGTCCGACCCGTCGCCTCCCCCGGGCTCAACTCCTCCCGCaggtccctctcctccccccagtCTGGTCTCCTCAACACGCGGTGTCGGCACAGCTGTCATTGGTCGAGTTGGAGTGATGCCTCCACCCCCACCATCGCTATGCGAAG ACTTcccgccccctcctcctccaatgGATGATGAGCTGCCAGCCCCTCCCCCCAATTGTGCAACCACACCTCCAGCCTCTGATGCCCCTCCCCCtgccttccctccccctcccgcAGTGGATGACCTGCCCCTCCCCCCCGCCCCGCCTGAGGAGAATGCCTGTCTCCCCCGTTccccgtctccccctcctccaccaccccctccccctctcccagtctctggtcCCAGCAGTGTCCCCAGTGCTGGGGAGAACTCTCAG CGTCTGGAAAAGCAGACTAGTTTTGACAAACAGCTGGGCTCTCTGACTGACCTGCTGTCTGAGATGGAGACCAGAGGACCCTTCAACCCCAAG TTGCCCAGTCAGtactcagctcctcctcctcctgcccccaAGCCTGCAGGGCCTCCCCCCACTGCTCCCAAGCccaacctctccttcctcccccctccagagATGGGAGACAAACCCCCTCCCGCTCCCTGGGCAGAGGAGCTCAAACTCCGGACGACACACCGACAAGCCAATAACGCTACATCTGCCCCAGCTCCTGCCCCACAGCCATTTGCTAAGGCACCAGTCGGGGCTTCTAAGGCTCTTGGGGGCATGAAAACGGGGACGTCCATGCCTCCTGTGGGGCTGAAGAACCAGAACCACGCCCCGGCTCCATTTGGCGTTGCTCCTAAACCTTCCCCTGTAGCcagctccttccctcctcctcctgccgcTCCTCCTGCCCCACCAGCCAACAAAGTGGCTCCCCCAGCCTTCAATCACTCAAAGCCCTCTTCCATTGACTCTCAGATGACTGTGAGCCCGCCCCCTCCTGCCCCCGTGCCCCCTCCTCAGCCCAAAGCGATGACATCACCACCCTCTTCTTATAGCCAGCCAATGAAATCTCCCCCTTCATCAAAG CCCTCGCCTCCTgggcctgtctctgtcccaggtggaggtgttcctctctccatgagggaggtggaggagctgGAGAGAATGACCAATGCATTCATCaaagacatggacacacacgcTCCCGtcatcacctcagcacctacaggtacacacacaccctccgttcatcacctcagcacctacaggtacacacacaccctccgctcatcacctcagcacctacaggtacacacacaccctccgttcatcacctcagcacctacaggtacacacacaccctccgctcatcacctcagcacctacaggtacacacacaccctccgttcagcacctcagcacctacaggtacacacacaccctccgctcatcacctcagcacctacaggtacacacacaccctccgctcatcacctcagcacctacaggtacacacacactccctccgctcatcacctcagcacctacaggtacacacacaccctccgctcatcacctcagcacctacaggtacacacacaccctccgttcagcacctcagcacctacaggtacacacactccctccgctcatcacctcagcacctacaggtacacacacactccctccgctcatcacctcagcacctacaggtacacacacaccctccgctcatcacctcagcacctacaggtacacacacaccctccgttcagcacctcagcacctacaggtacacacactccctccgctcatcacctcagcacctacaggtacacacacaccctccgttcagcacctcagcacctacaggtacacacacaccctccgttcagcacctcagcacctacaggtacacacacaccctccgctcatcacctcagcacctacaggtacacacacaccctccgctcatcacctcagcacctacaggtacacacacaccctccgttcagcacctcagcacctacaggtacacacacaccctccgctcatcacctcagcacctacaggtacacacacaccctccgctcatcacctcagcacctacaggtacacacacacaccctccgctcatcacctacaggtacacacacaccctccgctcatcacctacaggtacacacacaccctccgttcagcacctacaggtacacacacaccctccgctcatcacctcagcacctacaggtacacacacacaccctccgctcatcacctcagcacctacaggtacacacacacacaccctccgttcatcacctcagcacctacaggtacacacacacacaccctccgctcatcacctcagcacctacaggtacacacacacaccctccgttcagcacctcagcacctacaggtacacacacaccctccgttcagcacctcagcacctacaggtacacacacaccctccgctcatcacctcagcacctacaggtacacacacaccctccgctcatcacctacaggtacacacacaccctccgttcagcacctacaggtacacacacaccctccgctcagcacctacaggtacacacacaccctccgctcatcacctcagcacctacaggtacacacacaccctacgctcatcacctacaggtacacacacaccctccgttcagcaccacaggtacacacacaccctccgctcatcacctacaggtacacacacaccctccgctcatcacctcagcacctacaggtacacacacaccctccgttcagcacctcagcacctacaggtacacacacaccctccgctcatcacctcagcacctacaggtacacacacaccctccgttcagcacctcagcacctacaggtacacaaacaccctccgttcagcacctacaggtacacacacaccctccgctcatcacctcagcacctacaggtacacatacaccctccgctcatcacctcagcacctacaggtacacacacaccctccgttcagcacctacaggtacacacacaccctccgctcatcacctcagcacctacaggtacacacacaccctccgttcagcacctcagcacctacaggtaaacacacaccctccgctcatcacctcagcacctacag gtacacacacacacaccctccgctcagcacctacaggtacacacacaccctccgctcatcacctcagcacctacaggtacacacacaccctccgttcagcacctcagcacctacaggtacacacacaccctccgctcatcacctcagcacctacaggtacacatacaccctccgctcatcacctcagcacctacaggtacacacacaccctccgttcagcacctacaggtacacacacaccctccgctcatcacctcagcacctacaggtacacacacaccctccgttcagcacctcagcacctacaggtaaacacacaccctccgctcatcacctcagcacctacaggtacacacacaccctccgctcatcacctcagcacctacaggtacacacacacacaccctccgctcagcacctacaggtacacacacaccctccgctcatcacctcagcacctacag gtacacacacaccctccgctcatcacctacaggtacacacacaccctccgttcagcacctacaggtacacacacaccctccgttgATCACcgcagcacctacaggtacacacacacacaccctccgttcagcacctacaggtacacacacacacaccctccgttcagcacctacaggtacacacacacacaccctccgttcagcacctcagcacctacaggtacacacacaccctccgctcatcacctcagcacctacaggtacacacacaccctccgctcatcacctcagcacctacagatacacacacacaccctccgttcatcacctcagcacctacaggtacacacacaccatccgctcatcacctcagcacctacaggtacacacacaccctccgttcagcacctcagcacctacag gtacacacactccctccgctcatcacctcagcacctacaggtacacacacactccctccgctcatcacctcagcacctacaggtacacacacaccctccgctcatcacctcagcacctacaggtacacacacaccctccgttcagcacctcagcacctacaggtacacacactccctccgctcatcacctcagcacctacaggtacacacacactccctccgttcagcacctcagcacctacaggtacacacacaccctccgttcagcacctcagcacctacaggtacacacacaccctccgttcagcacctacaggtacacacacaccctccgttgATCACcgcagcacctacaggtacacacacacacaccctccgttcagcacctacaggtacacacacacacaccctccgttcagcacctacaggtacacacacaccctccgctcatcacctcagcacctacaggtacacacacaccctccgttcagcacctcagcacctacag gtaaacacacaccctccgctcatcacctcagcacctacaggtacacacacaccctccgctcatcacctcagcacctacag gtacacacacacacaccctccgctcagcacctacaggtacacacacaccctccgctcatcacctcagcacctacaggtacacacacaccctccgttcagcacctcagcacctacaggtaaacacacaccctccgctcatcacctcagcacctacaggtacacacacacacaccctccgctcagcacctacag gtacacacacaccctccgctcatcacctcagcacctacaggtacacacacaccctccgttcagcacctcagcacctacaggtaaacacacaccctccgctcatcacctcagcacctacaggtacacacacacacaccctccgctcagcacctacaggtacacacacaccctccgctcatcacctcagcacctacaggtacacacacacaccctccgctcatcacctacag gtacacacacaccctccgctcatcacctacaggtacacacacaccctccgttcagcacctacaggtacacacacaccctccgctcatcacctcagcacctacaggtacacacacaccctccgttcaTCACcgcagcacctacaggtacacacacacacaccctccgttcagcacctacaggtacacacacacacaccctccgttcagcacctcagcacctacag gtacacacacacacaccctccgctcatcacctcagcacctacaggtacacacacacacaccctccgttcagcacctcagcacctacaggtacacacacaccctccgctcagcacctacaggtacacatacaccctccgctcatcacctcagcacctacaggtacacacacaccctccgttctgcacctacaggtacacacacaccctccgctcatcacctcagcacctacaggtacacacacaccctccgttcagcacctcagcacctacaggtaa